In Desulfurella sp., the sequence TGTGTCTTTAATACTCAAGTCCACCCTCCTGCAAAACCTGATTATATAAAAAAAGTACTAGTTTTACAATATTTAGCTTTTTGTTGAACTTGATTTTTATGGTATCTAACGATATAATCAAAATAAGGGTTGGGTATTTTGCGCCCATAGCTCAGCTGGATAGAGCGCAAGATTGCGGTTCTTGAGGTCAGAGGTTCGAATCCTCTTGGGCGCGCCACTTTTAGCGATACCCACCTTTGAAGCTACTTGTAGGGGCGTTTGTGAACCCCGCCAGGTCCGGAAGGAAGCAACGGTAGCAAATTAGCCCCCAGCAGGTAACCTTTATTGGTGGGTATCGCTAAAGGAAGGCAAAATGTATATAGTATTTGCAAGAAAGTATAGACCTCAAACATTAGATGAAGTAATGGGGCAGGATATTGTAACTCAAACTATAAAAAATGCTATAGAGCAAAACAGGCTTTACCACTCTATTTTATTTTATGGTACAATGGGTACTGGCAAAACATCACTTGCAAGAATTATTGCAAAATCATTAAACTGTGAAAAAGGCCCTACAGTAGAGCCATGCGGAAAGTGTGAGCATTGCAGAGCAATTGCAGAAGGCAAAAGCGTTGATGTAATTGAAATTGATGGTGCTTCAAACAGGCGCATTGATGATGCAAGAAGCATTATAGAAAGTATAAAATATGTGCCATTTAGCGCAAGATATAAAATATTTATTATAGATGAAGTGCATATGTTAACAGAAGAAGCTTTTAATGCACTTTTAAAGACAATTGAAGAGCCGCCAGATTATGTGAAATTTATATTTGCAACTACAAATATAGAAAAAGTTCCACAAACAATCCTATCAAGATGTCAGANNNNNNNNNNGCTCCGCAAAAAATCTATGAAAAGCTAAAAAAAATTTTAGAAACAGAAAATATAAATATGCAGGATGAGGGCATAAAACTAATTTCTCAAATATCTCAAGGTTCTTTTAGAGTAGCAGAAAATTATTTGGATAGAGTTGTAGCTTATAAAAGCGACAATATTACTGCAAAAGATGTATCAGACGTGCTTGGCGTAGCTGATTTTGGTTTAATCGACGAATTTATTGATGCGCTTGTAAGTTTTAACACTAATTTGGCTTTTGAAAAAATAAACTATCTTTTCGATAAAAATTTAAAAGTAGAAACATTTATAGAGCTTTTACTTGAAAAACTACTTGCCCTTAGTATCGATCTTGAATTAAAGACAGCTTTTATAAACATTTTCTACGATGCTTTTTTGCAAATAAAATATAAGGTTGATGATACAATAACACTAAAAGTAGCCACTCAAAAAGCTCTAAGCTTAAAAAACCTTACAAAAATTGAAGAAATAATAAAACTTACTTATAACATGGATACTGATAAAAAAATCCAGTTTGATACTCAAATTGTTGAAGAAAACTCACATACCACTTCAAATAATATAGATATTTTACAAACCAATAATGTTTCTTTACAAGATAACACAAATGAGGCAGATAGATTGGAAAAAATTGTAATTGATTTGTTTGATGCAGAAATAATAGCAAAGAGGTGATTTTATGGCTAAAGGTTTTGGCGGTTTTGATATGAATACTCTCATGAGTCAGGCAAAAAAGATGCAAAAGGAAATTGAGCGTATTCAGCAAGAAGCAGCAAAAGAAATAACACAAGTAAGTGTAGGTGGTGGTATGGTTAGTGTTAGTGCAAATGGCGATGGAGAGATTGTTGAAATAAAAATATCAAAAGAATTGCTTAGTGATGATGTGGAGATGCTTGAAGATTTGTTGCTTTCTGGTGTAAATGAAGCTATAAGAAAGGCAAAAGAAAAAGTTAAAGAAAAGATGTCTGCTCTAACAGGTGGTTTGAACATACCGGGTTTATGATAAAGAATCTTGAAAATTTAATTGGATCAATAAAAAAACTACCGGGAATTGGCGAAAAAAGTGCTATAAGATATGCTTTGTGGCTTATAAATAATCCACGAGATGCTAAAGAGATAACAAAAAATATAGAGTATGCGTTAAATCTAAAAAAATGCAAAATTTGCCGTAATTTATGCGAAAATGATATTTGCGATATATGTTTGGATAGCTCACGTGATAAATCAACAATTTGTGTTGTAGAAACAATTGAAACATTAATCAATTTAGAATCTCAACATATATACAATGGTACGTATTTTGTTTTGTGGGGTTTAATTTCACCTTTGGAAGGAATTTATGCAAAAGATTTAGATCTTGATAAACTTAAAGAAAATGCTCAATCAGCAAAAGAAATAATACTTCTGATTGATGATTCTGTAGAAGGCAACCTTACTGCTCAATACATAATAGATATGCTAGATGGTAATATCAAAATAACAAAACCAGCTTCTGGTATACCAGTTGGCTATAATATTAATTCACTTGATAGATTAACACTACAAAAAGCTTTTCAAAATAGAATACCTTATTAGGAGAGTATATGAGTATCGTTGATTTAAGTAAAATTATAGAAATTGAATCAAAAGAAGAAAAAATTCAAAACTTTGAAACAGGCTCATGGCGTGTTGAGCGTCCTGTTTGGAATGAAAAAACATGCATAAATTGTTTGTTTTGCTGGCAATATTGCCCTGATGCATCTATAGTTTTGGATAAAGATGAAAAAATGGCAGGCATAGATTATCATCATTGCAAAGGCTGCGGTATATGTGTTGAAGTTTGTCCTACAAAGCCAAAATCGCTTGTTATGGCGCTTGAAAAAGATGTACAAGAAAAAGGCCTGGATGTTATAAGGCAGGAAGCGTTTAAGATTTAAGGAAGGTTTTCTTCCAAAATACAGGCTTTTGCCAAAGCTGCCAAATAAAGAGAACCCGCTATAAAAATATTTTCGTAATTTGATTGTTGCGCATAGAGTAAAGAGGTATTTGCGTCTTCTAAAAATTTATAATTTTTGTTTTCAAATTTAATATCATCTTTATCAATTGAATTTCGGTTGTTTGTTTTTGTTATTATAATTTCATCAAAATAGAAAGAAAGCATATTTAAAATTTTTTGATACTCTTTTTGCTTTAGGCTAGAGTAAATTAGCATTTTTGATCCTTTTATTTTTTTTGCGCATTCTAAAAACCTATTTGCTCCATCTACATTGTGTGCACCATCAATTATAAATGTCTTGTTAGCTGATTTTATAATTTCAAAACGTGCAGGCCAGTATGTATTTTTTATAGCTTGTGCGTCCAATCCCAAATTATAATATTTGTTTAAGCAGTCAATGGCCAAAAACGCACATGCGAGGTTTTCTTTTTCGTAATCGCATTTTAGAAAATTCAAGTCAAATTGTTTTGCACGGTTTAGATATATTTCGTCAACAAAATAAAGGTCAGCATTGGAAGATTGTTTGATCAAATTTATAACGTTAGGTGAATTTTTACCAATTATCCCAATTTTTCTAATAATGGCCATTTTTGTTTTTGTTATTTCTTCGATTGTTTTCCCTAAATGTTCTGTGTGATCGAAAGATATGCTTGTTAAAACACTTAAAATTGGCTCTACAACATTTGTTGCATCAAACTCACCGCCCATTCCTACTTCCAAAATTGCATATTCTACCTTTAATTTCTTAAATGCCAAAAAACTTAAAGCAGTCAAAAACTCAAAGTACGTTGCACCA encodes:
- the dnaX gene encoding DNA polymerase III subunit gamma/tau produces the protein MYIVFARKYRPQTLDEVMGQDIVTQTIKNAIEQNRLYHSILFYGTMGTGKTSLARIIAKSLNCEKGPTVEPCGKCEHCRAIAEGKSVDVIEIDGASNRRIDDARSIIESIKYVPFSARYKIFIIDEVHMLTEEAFNALLKTIEEPPDYVKFIFATTNIEKVPQTILSRCQ
- a CDS encoding YbaB/EbfC family nucleoid-associated protein produces the protein MAKGFGGFDMNTLMSQAKKMQKEIERIQQEAAKEITQVSVGGGMVSVSANGDGEIVEIKISKELLSDDVEMLEDLLLSGVNEAIRKAKEKVKEKMSALTGGLNIPGL
- the recR gene encoding recombination mediator RecR is translated as MIKNLENLIGSIKKLPGIGEKSAIRYALWLINNPRDAKEITKNIEYALNLKKCKICRNLCENDICDICLDSSRDKSTICVVETIETLINLESQHIYNGTYFVLWGLISPLEGIYAKDLDLDKLKENAQSAKEIILLIDDSVEGNLTAQYIIDMLDGNIKITKPASGIPVGYNINSLDRLTLQKAFQNRIPY
- a CDS encoding 4Fe-4S dicluster-binding protein; protein product: MSIVDLSKIIEIESKEEKIQNFETGSWRVERPVWNEKTCINCLFCWQYCPDASIVLDKDEKMAGIDYHHCKGCGICVEVCPTKPKSLVMALEKDVQEKGLDVIRQEAFKI
- a CDS encoding Mur ligase family protein; this translates as MQSYIKLKKILDNLQPYSIKLGLERIKALLEALSNPQNFFKSILIGGTNGKGSVAQMLNDSFLQKGYKTGLYTSPHLILLNERIKVNNACVDFDLLLDLALQIEPLAREFGATYFEFLTALSFLAFKKLKVEYAILEVGMGGEFDATNVVEPILSVLTSISFDHTEHLGKTIEEITKTKMAIIRKIGIIGKNSPNVINLIKQSSNADLYFVDEIYLNRAKQFDLNFLKCDYEKENLACAFLAIDCLNKYYNLGLDAQAIKNTYWPARFEIIKSANKTFIIDGAHNVDGANRFLECAKKIKGSKMLIYSSLKQKEYQKILNMLSFYFDEIIITKTNNRNSIDKDDIKFENKNYKFLEDANTSLLYAQQSNYENIFIAGSLYLAALAKACILEENLP